In Litorimonas taeanensis, one DNA window encodes the following:
- a CDS encoding RES family NAD+ phosphorylase has product MRWSKAYRIISSIFPPIDLFEDTSDPEDWELLASLEAKSNPRIVEVIGQLSLVPPERRVSGPGASYVMAPFTHVSPNWAGRFHDGTFGAYYAAKKAETALAETMHHRSEIYRASEEEPGWFSQYRELIGKVDHSFHDLTDRKDYAQCLAPDDYVASQSLARDFRRNGSSGILYPSVRHEGGLCLAAFWPDLIGVPMQGRHFAYHFNGEFIDMYRDETSGEVFKIIR; this is encoded by the coding sequence ACCTCCGACCCCGAAGACTGGGAGCTTCTGGCCTCGCTGGAGGCCAAGAGCAATCCACGGATTGTCGAAGTCATTGGGCAGTTATCACTTGTCCCGCCAGAACGGCGTGTTTCAGGCCCTGGAGCCTCATATGTTATGGCACCCTTCACACACGTCAGCCCAAATTGGGCGGGTCGGTTTCACGACGGCACCTTTGGTGCTTACTATGCAGCGAAGAAAGCCGAGACAGCTCTCGCTGAGACAATGCATCATCGCTCAGAAATTTACCGTGCGAGTGAAGAGGAGCCCGGATGGTTCTCTCAATACCGCGAACTCATCGGCAAGGTCGACCACAGCTTCCACGACCTCACAGACCGAAAAGATTATGCCCAGTGCCTGGCACCAGATGACTATGTCGCCTCTCAATCACTCGCACGTGACTTTCGACGAAACGGCTCATCTGGTATTCTGTACCCAAGCGTCAGACATGAAGGCGGTTTATGCCTCGCGGCTTTCTGGCCTGATTTGATTGGAGTGCCCATGCAAGGTCGGCATTTTGCCTATCACTTCAATGGCGAATTCATTGACATGTATAGAGACGAAACGAGCGGCGAAGTATTTAAAATCATCCGATAA